The genomic interval CTTTAATTTCTGCTTGAAGTAAGTCTAATTCTTCATAATTATCAATAATTGGAATAGTATTTTTATGTCCATGATTGATCAGTCTTGCAATATTTTCTATATATTGATCTCTTTTAAAACCATTACAGATTACATATGTACTTTTGTTGATTTTACCGTTTTGTAATAATTTTTCAACAATATTAATATCAAAAGCGGATGAAGTTTCAATATGAATGTTATTTTTGAATGCTTCATTCATAACGTATTCAAAGTGAGAGCTTTTGGTGCAGTAGCAATAGTAATATTTAGCCTCGTACTTGTTTTTTTCCATCGATTTACGAAACCAATTTTTCGCTTTATTGATGTTATTTGAAATTTGAGGTAAATAAGTAAATTTTAATGGAGTGCCGTATTGTTCCACTAATTTCATTAAATCAATGTTATGAAATTGAAGATTGTCCTTGTTTAAAGTAAATTCTTCTTGTGGGAAATAGTAGGTTTGATTGATTAAGTCTGAATATTTTGTATTCATTTTTAGTTTATTTTTTTTTAAAGAATGATTTAATTATGTTGTAAATTATTCTAAAATTCAAACTCTAATATTGGCATAAATAATCTGAAGTTTTTTATTCTCCATTTTTAAATACTGAAAAATATCAAAAATAAAGTTACCACTAATAGAGTAGAAACACTTCAATAAACTCAAAAAGGATCTATTGTTTTGACGGTCACTAGTGTTTTTTTTTCTCTGTTCTTGATTTGTTTTCATTGCGGCAAATGTAAAAAATATTATATACGTAATGCAATCCTTTTTGGTAAAAAATAATTAAGATTGATAATCGTTGAATGCATTAAGAATCAATTCATTTTCAACTGTTTGATTGATGATAATCTTTCCAATACCGTCAATCAAGGCAAACTGAATTGTTCCATATTCATTTTTTTTGTCATGAATCAATAATTCTAGGATTGGATCGATGTCTTTTTCTTCAAAACTGATATCTTCATAGATTGATTTTAATGTAGTTTTTATCTGATTGAACTCGTCCTCATTGATTAAGTTTTTGTTCAAAGAAATATAACTTTCCAAAATCATTCCCACAGCGATTGCTTCACCGTGTAGCAAAGTAGTTTTATTTTCGTTTTCCAAAAAGTAACTTTCGATTGCGTGACCTAAAGTATGACCAAAATTCAAAGCTTTCCTAAGGTTTTTTTCAGTTGGGTCTTGGGTTACAATTTCATTTTTGATTTCAACAGAACGGAAAATTAATTCGTCTAATTGTGAAAAATCAATTGTTTTTATGTCTAAAAACTGTTCCCAGTATTTTTTGTCGTAAATCAATCCATGTTTTAGCATTTCGGCTAAACCCGAACGCATTTCGTTTTGCGGGACAGTTTCAAGATATTCAGTATCTACAATAACCATTTTAGGCAAGTTGAAAACTCCAATTTGATTTTTCAAGTTTCCTAAATCAACTCCATTTTTACCACCTACTGAAGCATCCACCATAGATAATAGAGTAGTAGGAATGTTAATGAAATCAACACCACGCTTGAAAGTAGAAGCTACAAAGCCTCCCAGATCAGTTACTACACCACCACCAAGATTTATGACAAGTGTTTTTCTGTCCCCACCTAGCTCTGTTAATACATTCCAAATTTGGACGCAAGTATCAATATTTTTATTGATCTCGCCTGCTTCAAATTCGATTATTTCAATAGTTAAATCTGTCTCTACAAGCGGAAGGAACTTAGGCAAACAATATTCATTGGTATTGCTATCAACTATGATAAATAAATTAGAATATTTATTTTCTTTTAAATGTAAATTTAAAGCTTCATATCCCTTTTCGTTAAAGTGGATAGGATGGTCAACGGCTTGTATTGTGTTGGTTTGTAATGACATAACTATTATATAATTAGCAATTTCGAATAAAAATTAAATTCTTAGTAAACATTGTCTTAATCAAAAGATATGTTGGCTTTATTTCTTCTTTTATGATTAAAAAGAACCAAGTGCTTGTCCTAAAAAAGTTTTGCAAATCTAAGGTTTTTTTGATTTTATATGGACGAAACTGAAAAAATAAGCACTTTTATTTATACTTGAATTTTATTTAATATAAAAAGAAAGATTGTACTGAAATATTCCAACAAATGGTTATTTTTAGTTAAAATTTCAATGAAATGGATGATTTTTTTAAAAATACAGAAGTTGCATTTGCATTAAAAACAGATACAGAACTCGAAAGAGCTTATTTTCTTTTTAAAATGATTGCTAATGAGCCTTTAGTTAGAATTGGAACTGCAGTTACTAATTTTGCTCTCAAAGCCCATTTACCAGTTGAAGGCTTGATTCGTGCCACAGTTTTTGATCACTTTTGTGGTGGAATTAATGAAGTAGATTGTCTGGAAGTGGTCGATAAAATGTTTACTAAAGGAGTTTCTTCCGTCTTAGATTTTTCAGTGGAAGGAAAAGAAGAGGAGGCACAGTTTGAATCTGCAACCCAAATGATTTTAAAGACGATAGCTTTTGGCAAAGAAAAGTTAGCAATTCCCTTTGCTGTGTTTAAACCTACTGGAGTTGGTAGATTGATTTTGTTCGAAAAAGTATCCTCCAATACAATGCTATCTAATCAAGAACAAGAGGAATGGAAAAGGGTAGAGGCACGTTTTGATTTAATTTGTAAAACAGCTTTTGAGTCTGGAGTTTCCTTGTTAATAGATGCTGAAGAGAGTTGGATGCAAAATGCTGCTGATGATTTGATTCTGGAAATGATGCGAAAATACAACAAAGAACAAGCCATCATCTTTAATACGATGCAAATGTACCGTTGGGATCGACTGGATTATTTGAAAAAATTAAGAGATTATTCGGAGGAAGAAGGATTTTATATTGGTGTTAAATTAGTCCGTGGAGCGTATCTTGAAAAAGAAAGAGATAGAGCCGAGGAATTAAAATATCCTTCACCCATTTGTGTTACAAAAGAAATCACGGACCATAATTACAATAACGCCCTAGTTTTTTTGATTGAAAACTCATCAAAAATGTCATTATTCCTAGGTACTCACAACGAACAAAGTTGCTACCTCTTAATAGAATTGATGAAACAAAAAGGAATTGAGTCTAATCATTTTAAAATTTGGTTTGGACAATTATATGGCATGAGTGATCATATTAGTTACAATTTAGCAGAACAAGGTTATAATGTTGCTAAATATTTACCTTTTGGCCCTGTAAAAGATGTTATGCCGTACTTAATTCGGCGTGCAGAAGAAAATACTTCTGTATTGGGGCAAACTAACAGGGAGTTAAGATTATTAAAAACGGAACGGGAACGTAGGAAAAAAAAATAGTATAAAAAAAGCTCTAATAATTTTACATATTAGAGCTGTTATATTTTAAATATTAAAATTTAAGAATGACTAAACTGTAAGTTACTTAAATTTTTATAAATTCCATTTTCAAGATTTATTAATTCTTGATGTGTTCCTTGTTCAGAAATTCTTCCGTTGTCCAATACTAATATTTGATCTGCAGAACGAATAGTAGAGAGTCGGTGTGCAATTATGATACTGGTTCTTCCTTGCATCAAAATTTCTAAAGCTTCCTGCACTAGTTTTTCGCTTTCACTGTCCAATGACGAAGTAGCTTCGTCTAGGATTAAAATACTAGGGTTTTTAAGCAAAGCACGAGCAATGGCAATACGTTGTCTTTGACCACCAGAAAGTTTAATTCCGCGTTCTCCTACGATTGTTTCAAATTTCTCTGGAAAACCTTCAACAAAGTCAAATGCATTCGCTTGTTTGGCAGCAATCAAAATTTCATCATTGGTAGCATTTGGCTTTCCATAAGCAATATTTTCTCTGATAGTTCCCCCAAAAAGAATCACATCCTGAGGGACGATACTCATATTACCACGTAATTCTTCAAGGTCATAGTCATAGATATTCTTGCCATCAATAATAATGGCGCCACTTTCAATATCATAAAAACGTAATAGCAAGGATGCAATAGTTGATTTACCAGCACCAGAAGGACCTACAACGGCAATTTTTTGTCCAAAACTAGCAGTAAAATTAACATTTTTTAAAACCTGAATTTCTTTACGAGAAGGATAGCTAAAAGCAACGTTCTTAAAACTAACCGTTCCTTTTATTTTTTCAACTGGATTAGGATTCGGTTTTGTGTTGATATTTTCAGGTGTTTCGTCTAATAATTCAAAAACACGTTCAGTAGCTCCAACTGCTTTTTGAATTTGTGCATACATTTCGGCAATTCCACCAAAAGAAGCACCGATAAAAGTAGTATATAAAATAAATGAAATTAAATCACCCACACCTTCAACTTCCCCTTTAATAGTCAAAGTGATACCGTACCAAACTACAGCAACCACACAACCAAAGAGGCAAAGAATAATAAAAGAAGCAAAATAACCTCTGTATTGACCACCTTTTATGGCAATGGCAACAATTTCTTTGATTTTGTTTTTATAACGTTCCAATTCATACCATTCATTAGCGAAAGATTTTACATTCGTAATCCCTTGTAAGGTTTCTTCAACAATTACTTGGCTTTCGGCTACTTTATCTTGAGTCATTTTGCCATAC from Flavobacterium ovatum carries:
- the aroB gene encoding 3-dehydroquinate synthase, translating into MSLQTNTIQAVDHPIHFNEKGYEALNLHLKENKYSNLFIIVDSNTNEYCLPKFLPLVETDLTIEIIEFEAGEINKNIDTCVQIWNVLTELGGDRKTLVINLGGGVVTDLGGFVASTFKRGVDFINIPTTLLSMVDASVGGKNGVDLGNLKNQIGVFNLPKMVIVDTEYLETVPQNEMRSGLAEMLKHGLIYDKKYWEQFLDIKTIDFSQLDELIFRSVEIKNEIVTQDPTEKNLRKALNFGHTLGHAIESYFLENENKTTLLHGEAIAVGMILESYISLNKNLINEDEFNQIKTTLKSIYEDISFEEKDIDPILELLIHDKKNEYGTIQFALIDGIGKIIINQTVENELILNAFNDYQS
- a CDS encoding proline dehydrogenase family protein gives rise to the protein MDDFFKNTEVAFALKTDTELERAYFLFKMIANEPLVRIGTAVTNFALKAHLPVEGLIRATVFDHFCGGINEVDCLEVVDKMFTKGVSSVLDFSVEGKEEEAQFESATQMILKTIAFGKEKLAIPFAVFKPTGVGRLILFEKVSSNTMLSNQEQEEWKRVEARFDLICKTAFESGVSLLIDAEESWMQNAADDLILEMMRKYNKEQAIIFNTMQMYRWDRLDYLKKLRDYSEEEGFYIGVKLVRGAYLEKERDRAEELKYPSPICVTKEITDHNYNNALVFLIENSSKMSLFLGTHNEQSCYLLIELMKQKGIESNHFKIWFGQLYGMSDHISYNLAEQGYNVAKYLPFGPVKDVMPYLIRRAEENTSVLGQTNRELRLLKTERERRKKK
- a CDS encoding ABC transporter transmembrane domain-containing protein yields the protein MARFKENDLPKAKLNSSSLHKALRIFKYSKNQKWKFFVGLVFLLLTSATALAFPKLMGMLVDCVSNKDLNKANEIALALMGILVLQAVFSFFRISLFVNFTENTLSNIRFALYENLIKLPMSFFSQKRVGELNSRISADISQLQDTLTTTIAEFLRQFILIIGGFIILGSISPNLTIMMLCIVPVVAVAAVIFGRFIRKYGKMTQDKVAESQVIVEETLQGITNVKSFANEWYELERYKNKIKEIVAIAIKGGQYRGYFASFIILCLFGCVVAVVWYGITLTIKGEVEGVGDLISFILYTTFIGASFGGIAEMYAQIQKAVGATERVFELLDETPENINTKPNPNPVEKIKGTVSFKNVAFSYPSRKEIQVLKNVNFTASFGQKIAVVGPSGAGKSTIASLLLRFYDIESGAIIIDGKNIYDYDLEELRGNMSIVPQDVILFGGTIRENIAYGKPNATNDEILIAAKQANAFDFVEGFPEKFETIVGERGIKLSGGQRQRIAIARALLKNPSILILDEATSSLDSESEKLVQEALEILMQGRTSIIIAHRLSTIRSADQILVLDNGRISEQGTHQELINLENGIYKNLSNLQFSHS